Within the Physeter macrocephalus isolate SW-GA unplaced genomic scaffold, ASM283717v5 random_53, whole genome shotgun sequence genome, the region GCGAGTTGCCGTGGATTCTGGTGTTTTGCTCCACACCTCTATGCTAGTTAATTATTGAAAGGGAACAAGTGAATCATTGGCTCTGGATTTAAAAATCGTTGGGTCCCCTCAGTTCTGTTTAACAGTCAGGAAACAGGCCTGGAGGTGTGGTAATAAGttggagtcaggatttgaacctgggtcttCTAGCATGAAGTCAAGCTGTGTCTGATCATTTCTACCACGTAGGAAAAAGCCTTGGTGTAgaaaaagcatgggctttggggCTGGCCAAACCTTGGTTTAACCTGGGCTTGCTGGTCATGTGAATGTGATCCTGGCAAGTTACTGAACTATTCTTTATAATATGGGGCTCATGACACCTTCCCCCCGAGGTAAGTGTGAGTATTCTATGGGAAAGTGGATGTATGTGAAAGCTCTGTAATTACTTTCCTCAGCAAATAACATAGTGCTTCAGATCACAgaacctgggtttaaatcccggCTCCACCACTGATGACCTCTGCTTTGGGCATgatgcttctctgtgcctctgttttcttctctgtaaaatagggatgatagcagtacctacctcatagagttgtgtaAGGATTCAATAGTTCATACACTTACAGTACTTAGTGAGTAAAGTTGTTGTCTATAGCTTTTAtcacctctttctcctttttccctccgTCCAGAGTCCAGAGTCCTGAGTCATGACATTGTTCCCTCTCTGCCATGTCCCCGCTCTTCACTCCCACTTTCTTCCTCTGCCAGGTATTTTGTCAAAGTGGCCTGGGCCTGGACCTTCTGTCTCCTCCTGCCTTTCATCGCCCTCACCAACTACCACCTGATGGGCAAGGCCAGCCTGGTCCTGCGGCGGCTGAGCACACTGCTTGTGGGCACGGCCGTCTGGTACGCGGGCACAGCCGTCTTCGCCAACATCGAGCACTACACGGGCAGCTGCTACCAGTCGCCAGCCCTGGAGGGGGTGAGAAAGGAGCACCAGAGTAAGCAGCAGTGCCACGGGGAAGGAGGCTTTTGGCATGGCTTTGACATCTCAGGCCACTCCTTCCTGCTGACCTTCTGTGCCCTCATGATTGTGGAGGAGATGGCTGTGCTGCACGAGGTGAGGACGGACCGAAGCCACTGGCTTCACGCGGCCATCACCACCCTGGGGGTCGCCCTGGGCTTCCTGACCTTCATCTGGGTGTGGATGTTTCTATGCACGGCCGTTTACTTTCACAACTTGTCCCAGAAAGTGTTTGGCACCCTGTTCGGTCTGCTGGGCTGGTACGGGACGTACCGGTGTTGGTATCTGAAATCCTTCTCTCCAGGACTTCCTCCCCAGAGCTCGAGTTTGAATCTGAAGCAAGACAGTTACAAGAAATAAGAGAGAAGCAAAAGGGATGGCAGCAGGACAGTGGCTAATAGATTTTCCACTTGTTTTTCTTAGTTATCGACTAAATTATTGATCCCGCTTCCGCGAGGAAGCTTACCGGGCAGCgtgtggggcgggggaggggtggagtcTGGGGGGCGGGCGAGGTCAGGCCCCAGACTGTCCCTGGTGGCATCGCCCTGTGTCACAAGCACTGCCACTCCCAGTCAGGCACTTTGCATTCCTGGCAAGACTTGACCTTAATCTGGAACATCCCTTTTGGCCCTAGAGGGCCAAGCTCAGGCTCAGCGAGAGGGCGAGATCGGGAAAGCCTCTGTTGTGTGGCTGAAGTGGGGCCGGGGCCTCAGGACTCTCCTCTGCTGCCATCAGATGCTCCCTGATTCTTCCTGTCTTCTGTGCCA harbors:
- the FITM2 gene encoding acyl-coenzyme A diphosphatase FITM2 — encoded protein: MMLGPLLQFLQRYVYSSPPPANISTSAFSSDQSKAQRMRFEPVLPGACFPGGGISRRQGGKRGFWKQERCRGRRWPGGGARGLRSAHAPRGRGLRAARVRSKGGGGAGQDEGRDGGREGTGRLTVADRSGMEHLERCAWALRGTLVRAAVRRYLPWALVASMLAGSLLKELSPLPESYLSNKRNVLNVYFVKVAWAWTFCLLLPFIALTNYHLMGKASLVLRRLSTLLVGTAVWYAGTAVFANIEHYTGSCYQSPALEGVRKEHQSKQQCHGEGGFWHGFDISGHSFLLTFCALMIVEEMAVLHEVRTDRSHWLHAAITTLGVALGFLTFIWVWMFLCTAVYFHNLSQKVFGTLFGLLGWYGTYRCWYLKSFSPGLPPQSSSLNLKQDSYKK